The sequence ccgctcggggttgcttcgacgctttctcagtcggcgccggagaagtcgtcCGAGGATGTTTGGTCAATTGCCCAGCAGGCACGGCTCCCTTTCCACACTTGACTGCAGGATCATCGGCGAGCTTGGACCGTCTTTCAGTACGAGGAGGCTCGactacctcctcctcttcctcatcaaagccagcatcttcttcaccatcgtcgccgtccgactcccactcctcctggctttcacctccacttccttcttcttcttcggtctgttcttgcgcccccttaggcatcgagtacatctcggtagtgaTCTGGAAGACAACAAACAGGATAAAGGTCAGTCGACCGAATTGCAGCAAAGCAGAATGAAGAAAACAGAATCACAGTCAGAGAAATGTAGTCAGACCTTATCTGGTTCGTAggattggtcgagtggcgggatcctcctggctccacgaggatTATCGCTGTTCCCCGTGATGGCGGTCATCCACCTCTCTAGAGtgacatcatcgacctcctccgggtggacccgagtggtgtcttcagtaccagagtacaaccacatcggatggccccgatactgaagtggctgaatgcgccgtcgaaggaaaacctctagaagatccatgcccgtcactctaTCGCGAATGAGttggaccacgcgctccatcaacatcctaacctgagccttctcctccggaagcaccttctgagaagatggcttattcactcggtccatggagaatggGGGGAGGCCAGtcaactgccctggcgtcgactggtcttgacaatagaaccaagtcgactgccaccctcgaactgactcgggaagggtcatggctggaaaggcactcttactcctcatctgaactccaagacccccacacatctggattacttgggttctctcgtcattcgggctagcctttttcaccgtttgagatcgacaggtgaaaatgtgtttgaaaagaccccagtgcgaccgacaacccaggaagttttcgcacagagacacgaaagcggcgaggtaggcaatggagttgggtgtgaagtgatggagttgtgccccaaagaagttcagaaacccctgaaagaaaagattcggcggcagagaaaaaacgcgatctacatgggtggctaagaggacgcactcaccctcctgaggctgcggctgccactccttccccggaagccttgctgacccatgggggatcagtccttcattggccaggtcgttgagttccttctgggtgatggtcgagcggatccagtctccttggatccAGCCTTGCGGTAGGCCGGAgtgcgacgaggatccgccccgactaggcgctctccccttcgccttcaccgtcgccttcttcgcccgctccaaagccgccgtcttttccttcaccatcgtcgccggcgaggcgcgcAAGGAGCAGCCAGGCAGAGGTGGAGGCGAGCGCAGCGGGCGAGttcgaggaagagggagaggggattgAGGGCGCACTGTTTTTAAAAAACCctgtccggcgccttatatgaagtctcttccgagtggctaactggtaggcccgggcgatcctgtcaaataccgcaacagtcgcgcgcatgatacgtggcgaaaaaggtggcgcagaaatcgaggcgtccctgccttatcccatccgagtactgcGGCTTcctccgcctcgcgcgcttcccgaaattcagatcccgctaaatccgcgaacagcagagcaacttgtcagactgaaGATTTCCtctgatccgtcgctcggagatctccAAGTATAGAAAAGTCACTCGACcaatataaagaatggatcaaggcgactgaaaaagaagttggtgccgtcacctaagGTCATtaatccagaacaagacatactcatagcacaaaAAGAGGGGTcagaagaattctcaactccttcctcactcaaacttcgatccattcgggggctaatgatgaagccatgtacctagggtagggtcatggacctgtccaaagtacccttcccaaggacatctctagaagaaactacctttcagtcgacctgtaAGGATTccactcgaagacactcgaccatgaagccactcaATCGACCGCCAGAAGATCTAGAGTCACTCTGCACCCAAACGGTCTATTATTAAgcagtctttatggtcatgatagcactttatgtagggcgttaccagtaacgccaggccttaatgtactttaaaccctgcataactgagtgccggaggggtctggcagactctatataagccacccccctcctcagtgtaaagggttcgcacccttgtaactctcacgcatataatccagtcgaccgcctccgggcaccgagacgtagggctgttacttcctccgagaagggcctgaactcgtaaaactcttgcgtgtacaactactccatagctaggatcttgcctctcctttagtacccccctacactactgtcagacttagaaccacgacatggtGCGCACCAGGTTTTTCGTCGTCCTGGGCGGTTACCGAGGCGACTTGGGGAAGTGAAGGCATCCGCACTTATACTAAACCtaaaacatttattttgggtaagtcaacataaaacatttattttgggtataCAAGAAAAAAACTATGGGCAAATATGGTACATGTGCGGTGAAGCTTGACATGCACAAGGCGTATGATAGGGTGGAGTGGAATTTCTTACAGCTCATCCTTCTACGTTTGGGCTTCACGCCACTCTGGGTGGACCTGATTATGGAGTGTGTGGGGTCCGTCACATATCAGAGGGCCTTTCTAGCTTGATCATGCATGAGGAGGAGTCTGGGAACTTATTGGGAGTTAAGGTGTGCAGAGATGCCCCCTCAGTGTCACATCTTCTTTTTGCTGATGATTCACTAATTCTCATGCGAGCAGATGCTGCCAATGCAACTAGTCTTCGAAGAGCCCTGGATGATTATTGCATGGCTTCGGGGCAATTGGTTAGTGATGCTAAATCTAGCATATTTTTTAGCCCTTGTACACCCGTGGAGACTAGGGTGGAGGTGTGCACCACCCTAAACATAATGGCAGAAGCGATCACGGATAAATACTTGGGCCTTCCGCCGATTGTGGGAGTAGACCGTTCTGATTGTTTTCAACATCTCATTGATAGAGTGCTCTGTAGGATCAGAGGATGGAAGGAAAAGCTATTATCCTATGGAGGAAGAGAGGTCTTGTTAAAGGCAGTTATTCAGGCCATTCCCTCGTATGCCATGTCCGTGTTTAAATTACCAAAGCAGGTTTGCAATGCGAGTACTACAGCTATGTCTAAATACTGGTGGGGAGATGATGACTTGAAACAACACGTGCACTGGTTTgcttggtggaaaatgtgtgtaccTAAAGAGATGGGTGGTATGGGATTCCGTGATCTACACTGTTTTAATTTGGCCCTTCTCGCAAAGCAATGTTGGAGGCTCTTGAGTGAGCCAGATTCGTTATGTGCCAGAATTTTAAGAGCAAAATATTTTCGAGGGGGCAACCTCCTTACGTGCAGCTTAAAGAAGGGCAGCTCTTACACCTGGCAGAGCATTTGGAGTGGTATTCAGACCTTCAAGAGAGGTCATATATGGAGAGTAGGAGATGGGTCTCAAATAAATATATGGGAGGACTCTTGGGTACCAAGCAGCCCCACTCGGAAAGTCATGACACCAAGGGCGAACATTGTAATTACCAAGGTGTCGGAACTCATCGATGCGGAAAATAGAGCTTGGGATGAACAATTAATTAATGATCTGTTTTGGCCAATTGATGCATAACGTATCCTCAACATTCCTTTGGCTTTAGGGATGATGGATGATTTTGTTTCTTGGCATTTTAACAGAAGCGGAAATTTTACGGTGAGGTCAGCGTATCATGAAGAATGGGAACACCAACACGGACGAAAGTTGAGGATGACAAATTCGATACAAGCCTCAAGTACTAGTCCAGTTTGAAGGACCATTTGGAAACTACGTGTGCCTTCAAAAGTGAAAATTCATGTGTGGAAAACTTTGCTTGGAGCTCTTCCATGCCAAGGAGTCTTAGCGAACAGACATGTAGTTTCGAGTTCTCAATGCCCCTTATGCAGTTCAGATTGTGAAAGCATCCGGCATGCTTTATTCTTGTGCCCTCGAGTACAGGAGGTGTGGCGTTTGCTAGGTATGGCAGCGGTGGTGAATGAGGTGTGCATGGTGGAAAGAGAGGGTGGCTCGGTGATGGCTGACCTCCTATTGTCCAAGAATCCAACTAAGTCATTGGTTAATGATGTTCACCGTAATGACCTTGTTGCCACGGCTGTGTGGTACTTGTGGTGGGAACGACGCAGATATACACACGGCGAGCAACTGTACGAGCCAACCAGATCGGCGCAAGCAATATCGGCACTCGCAAAAAATTACTCAAGAGCGAAATTCAAGCACAACAGAATTAGGAGACATGGCTGGGAGAAACCACCAGAGGGCACAATCAAGCTGAATGTGGACGCGAGTTTCGACATTGACAGTGGCACTGGCGCTACAGGTGCTATACTTCGAGACCACTCCGGTTTATTTGTGGCGGCATCATGCAGCAATATTCCTTTTGTTAAAGAAGCGGCTACGGCGGAAGCACGAGGCTTAAGAGATGGACTTCTCCTCGCAAGTGAAACTGGATGCAACAAGATATGCGTAGAAGGTGATTGCATGGAAGTCACTGAAAtcatgcaaaacggaggaaattcGCTTGGACCGGCAGCAGCAATTTATGAAGAATGCTCTTTCTTAGCTCGTAATTTTATTTCTATAATTTTTTCTCATTGTCCTAGGAAAGCTAATATGGCGGCAGATTTATTGGCTAGGAATTCCGAGGTCTCTAGAATTATTATGTGGAAATCAGTGCCTCCGGATTTTCTGCTAGATGTATTGGCAAACGATGTATTGTTGTTTTCACATGAAATATAAACCGTCATGATGGCTTTTCCCTTAAAAAagaaagttagtacaaagttgagacctAGTTTTGGGTCCGAGGGAGTATTGAAGCAATTTTATAGCTTTGAATGATTGTTTGGCTTCATGCTGCAGAACGAAGACAGACTTCACCACCAGCTCACGACCAAGATAAGCTATTTAAGCTGTGGTATGCGGTGATCGCCAGCTTGCCACATACACACTCTACTGCGTTTGCATCTCTTGCGCGCGTCTTTCTACTGCTGCTGCCGTGCGCGCGGACTGCGGAGGGCCATGGCGATGGGCCACGTGATGGTGCTGCCGTTTCCGGCGCAGGGCCACGTCACCCCGCTCATGGAGCTCTCGCACCGCCTCGTCGACCACGGCTTCCAGGTCACCTTCGTCAACACCGAGGTGGACCACGGGCTCGTGCTCGCCGCCATGGCGCCTGACGGCGGCGCCGCGCTGCGCGGCATCCACCTCGCCTCCATCCCGGACGGGCTGGCCGGCGACGAGGACCGCAAGGACCTCAACAAGCTCATCGACGCCTACTCGCGCCACATGCCGGGCTACCTGGAGAGGCTCGTGGGGGAgatggaggcggcggggcggcccAGGGTGAAGTGGCTCGTCGGCGACGTCAACATGGGCTGGTCCTTCGAGGTCGCCAGGAGGCTCGGCATCCGGGTCGCCTCCTTCTGGCCGGCCTCCGCGGCGTGCCTCGCCATCATGCTCAAGATCCCCCAGCTCATTGAGGACGGCGTCCTCAACGACAAGGGTATGTGTGCTTCTCCTTCCGTGGACTGATCGATTTCTTCACCGGCTGTCCGGCCCGGCGCGATCATAGTAGCCGGAAACAGGGAACGGTGGGCCGTCCCTCGATCCGGATTCATCGACCCGGAATCAGATTCGGAAACGAGGGTCGATTCGATAAGATTCGATGCGGATTCGGCGTTTCCGCAGCTGGATCGTCGATTCAGGTTCGGCGACTCGACAGTCTTGGTTCTTGAATCGATCGAGTAAGCAAAAGGTCAGCCATATCAATCACGAACTCCTCGTTTTACTCTCTGCCCCGTTCTTTTCCACTTCCCTAAATAACTTCTCGTTCTGCTCTCCAATTACTCCAAGGCTGCTAATAAATTTTCCACTGGGAAGGAGATGATGTATTTTAGTCTTCATGAATCGACGATGCAGCCAGTTGCTCCCAGCCCAGCCAGTTGCTCCCCGCATCCGTAAAAACTCACGTTCCTCGTTCCATGGTACCGTACCGGATTCATCGTACCGGAATTGATTGGATCGCGTTTCCGCTTTAGAAAAATCGTTCTAGAGATGTATAACCCCACTATACCCTATTTTTTCCAGCCCTCGACTCTCGTCCCCCGTTCCCGTTCCTCGTTCCCACCGTACCGGAAACATGGCAACTATGGGCGCGATTGAATACCGTGTATCTGTAGGATGGCCGGAGCGGCAGGAGACGCTGCAGCTGGCCCCGGGGATGCCGCCGCTCCACACGTCGCTGATGTCGTGGAACAACGCTGGCGCCCCCGAAGGGCAGCACATCATCTTCCAGCTCGTCTGCCGGAACAACAAGTTCAACGACCTCGCGGAGATGACCGTGTGCAACTCCTTCCACGAGGCGGAGGTCGGCGCGTTCAAGCTCTTCCCCAACATCCTGCCCGTCGGCCCGCTCTTCGCCGACGGGGAGTTCCAGAAACCCGTGGGCAACTTCTTGCCGGAGGACATGAGCTGCCTCAAATGGCTGGACGCGCGACCTGACGGCTCCGTCGTCTACGTGGCCTTCGGCAGCATGGCCATCTTCGACCCGCGCCAGTTCCAGGAGCTGGCcgaggggctggagctcgccggCCGGCCGTTCCTGTGGGTGGTGCGCCCGGACTTCACCCCCGGCCTGAGCAAGGCGTGGCTCGCCGAGTTCCAGCAGCGCGTCGCCGGCACCGGCATGATCGTCAGCTGGTGCTCCCAGCAGCAGGTCCTGGCGCACCGCGCGGTGGCGTGCTTCGTGTcgcactgcgggtggaactcgACGATGGAGGCGACGAGGAACGGCGTGCCGGTCCTGTGCTGGCCCTACTACTGTGAGCAGTTCCTGGACCGGAGCTACATCACCGACGTGTGGAGGACCGGCCTCGCCGTGTCCCCCGGCGAGGACGGCATCGTGACCAAGGAGGATGTGAGGGGCAAGGTGGAGGGGCTCATCGGCGACGCGGGGATCAGGAAGAGGGCGTCCTGGCTCAAGGACGCGGCGTCCGAGTGCATCGCCGAGGGCGGCTCGTCGcacaagaatttcaacaagttcatCGACCTGCTAAGCCAACGAGCGAGTACCATACTGTAATACTCCTACAACGGTAGTGCTCTGTGTACGTGGCTGGTGCGGTTTGTGGCGATCGACATCTTGGGTCAGTCAAGTTTTTTTCTAGTTGGGTCAGTCAAGTTACAAGATTGCAAGATCTGTTGAATCTTTCTAGAAGTtcaagtcttttttagagattttaatacagactacatatggatgtatatagacatatttttgggtgtagattcacttattttaatttgtatatagttcatattaaaatatctATATAATCTTATATTTAAAAACGAGAAAGTATATGTGTAAGATGAATTGATCATGTATCGAGGACATCAAGTTCGAGATAAAAATGTGCTTCTCCAAGCAGCGTGTGTGTGTCATCATGGTGCAAATTTTGTGGTGTATGAATTAGCTAAAATTGGTTGTTTGTGTTAGCCAAATGACGATAGCATTGGCTGGGTCACTATTGTACCGTCCCAAGTAGTTGCGTGTGCCTTGGGCAATTTACCCGAGGACCATTAAGTTATAAACTTCTGCTTTACCAATTTTTTTTTGCCATGCTACATCGATTTGACCGAGAAAAACCTAGAGATGTGCAATTTTCTCAGAATACATCCGACTAATCTCCTGTTAGATTTATTTTCATCAACAAAACCTAACCAGGCCATCCATTTATAACCAATCAGAGTCAAGCCAAAACTAATATTCAGTGGAGCTCTAGATATATACTATATCAGTTTAGCTACATGTCCTGAAAACGGACTTTGGGTCACTCGATTTTCggagaagaaagcaatagcgacattACATCGAGGCAGGTTTGATCTTCTCTATGGGGAAGAAGGAGccaccttgtctatcttagggtgcAGGGGGTGCGGCGTGGGTAACAGCTTCCcccttgtctatcttaggggtggggGTGGTGCATTTTCGCCGGAGAATTTCAGGGGGGTTCGCTGGTTTAGAGGGATGGTCGGAGGCGGCGGCAACATGGCGGTGGGGAGAGGTtgaggggagggtggggcggcagCAGGCGGCCCGGCCGGTGGCAGCGGTAGGAGAAGGAAGAACATGGGCGTGAGATCTGTTTTTCTGGAAGGAAGGAAACAGTTGGAGGTCGAAGACGTAATTGGGACCGTTCGTTTTTTATCTAACGCTTCATACTAATCGTTGCAAACTCGACTGCCACAAAAACAAATTTCAGTCTACTTGCCTCTAACCATACCCATACTATCTACTAAAAAGAATGTTATTCTTGACACAGAGTGGCGTTCTCTAGCAAGCATCTCACCCCTACTAAAAAACCTCTTTTTTAACCCTCATCAGGTCTTCCCAAAAAGGAGAATCAAGTTTGGTTTGTAGCGATTGACATCTCGGGTCAGTCAAGTTTTTTTCTAGTTGGGTCAGTCAAGTTACAAGATTGCAAAATCTGTTGAATTTTTTCTATAAGTTCAACGGCTACCATGGGTCCATGGCTTTGGGTGCTCCCAAGCCATGGCACACGAA comes from Triticum aestivum cultivar Chinese Spring chromosome 5B, IWGSC CS RefSeq v2.1, whole genome shotgun sequence and encodes:
- the LOC123115052 gene encoding UDP-glycosyltransferase 83A1-like, whose amino-acid sequence is MAMGHVMVLPFPAQGHVTPLMELSHRLVDHGFQVTFVNTEVDHGLVLAAMAPDGGAALRGIHLASIPDGLAGDEDRKDLNKLIDAYSRHMPGYLERLVGEMEAAGRPRVKWLVGDVNMGWSFEVARRLGIRVASFWPASAACLAIMLKIPQLIEDGVLNDKGWPERQETLQLAPGMPPLHTSLMSWNNAGAPEGQHIIFQLVCRNNKFNDLAEMTVCNSFHEAEVGAFKLFPNILPVGPLFADGEFQKPVGNFLPEDMSCLKWLDARPDGSVVYVAFGSMAIFDPRQFQELAEGLELAGRPFLWVVRPDFTPGLSKAWLAEFQQRVAGTGMIVSWCSQQQVLAHRAVACFVSHCGWNSTMEATRNGVPVLCWPYYCEQFLDRSYITDVWRTGLAVSPGEDGIVTKEDVRGKVEGLIGDAGIRKRASWLKDAASECIAEGGSSHKNFNKFIDLLSQRASTIL